In a genomic window of Agarivorans albus:
- the dptF gene encoding DNA phosphorothioation-dependent restriction protein DptF encodes MKPETKTGSAVTFREALGVLSKSSPYSVSTEREPSSDLYLDELKRYLYIQTDIEKDFNSQLSRLSYEGERKTIFLCGSSGDGKSEILTRAKLKYPKVASYHLDATHSFSPGQTAIQALDECFLASKEQSSSLVIGINVGMLGNYAEEGAEQHDDIKASIKAFLENRTGDIPDNHIFLDFEQYPKFTLGHEVSTSDFAAKFLARLTEQTLDNPFYALYDSEVQKLGHSKLSANYALLGLESVQKNIISLLLKARLIKDQFLTARALLDFVYQILAGDDYLFDNLFSGSDNELLEHIQSFDPSNIHTRKIDEFVLQFGLGIEDQGFTQLKEQVKAQGVFDVLTAASYLRMVYLLKDEEQFANDYINELKADFDNSLVDLYANIWLLHREFDGSGKQKKELNKFYKDTLISAVHRYCNRNSPSLDKDQFFISEYNGFKTAAELEVKPDFSSIKTQAVSKIGSFNAHIRVDEHSLFPMPISINLLELLEKINQGYRPNKHDKNAVLLLDEVIEQIITVANEKNTLFILKNDKRYKIVNEDDEYFEVSGL; translated from the coding sequence ATGAAACCTGAAACTAAGACGGGCTCTGCTGTTACCTTTAGAGAGGCACTGGGCGTTCTATCCAAATCTTCCCCTTATTCGGTTTCTACGGAAAGAGAGCCTTCTTCCGATCTCTATCTAGATGAACTCAAGCGTTATTTGTACATACAAACTGATATTGAGAAAGACTTTAACAGCCAGCTCTCTCGTTTGTCATATGAAGGAGAGAGAAAAACTATTTTTCTTTGTGGTAGTAGCGGAGATGGAAAATCTGAAATACTAACCCGAGCAAAGCTAAAATACCCCAAAGTAGCAAGCTATCATTTGGACGCTACGCATAGTTTTAGTCCAGGACAAACAGCGATCCAAGCTCTTGACGAATGTTTTTTGGCGTCTAAAGAGCAATCTAGCTCTTTGGTTATAGGTATTAATGTCGGAATGTTAGGCAATTATGCTGAAGAAGGAGCTGAGCAACATGACGATATTAAAGCTTCTATAAAAGCGTTCCTGGAAAACAGAACCGGCGATATTCCAGATAACCACATTTTCTTAGATTTCGAACAATACCCGAAATTTACGCTGGGGCATGAAGTTAGCACTTCTGACTTTGCAGCCAAGTTTCTAGCTCGTTTAACTGAGCAAACGTTAGATAACCCGTTTTACGCACTTTATGACAGTGAAGTTCAAAAGCTAGGTCACAGCAAGCTCTCGGCGAACTATGCGTTGCTGGGGCTGGAATCTGTGCAGAAGAATATTATTTCTTTGCTACTGAAAGCTCGCTTAATCAAAGATCAGTTCCTAACGGCGCGAGCGTTACTGGACTTTGTGTACCAGATCTTAGCGGGCGATGACTACCTGTTCGATAATCTATTCTCTGGCTCAGATAACGAGCTTTTAGAGCATATTCAAAGCTTTGACCCTAGCAATATTCACACTCGCAAAATCGACGAATTCGTTCTTCAGTTTGGTCTAGGGATTGAAGACCAAGGCTTTACACAACTTAAAGAGCAGGTGAAAGCACAAGGTGTATTTGATGTGCTCACTGCTGCTTCATACCTGCGCATGGTTTATCTGTTGAAAGACGAAGAGCAATTTGCGAATGATTACATTAATGAGCTGAAAGCAGACTTTGATAACTCTTTGGTTGATCTGTACGCAAACATCTGGCTGCTTCACCGTGAGTTTGATGGTTCAGGAAAGCAGAAGAAAGAGCTGAATAAGTTCTATAAAGACACTCTCATTTCAGCTGTGCATCGCTACTGTAACCGCAATTCGCCATCACTTGATAAAGACCAGTTCTTTATCTCTGAATACAACGGCTTTAAAACAGCGGCTGAACTCGAGGTGAAACCTGATTTTTCATCGATTAAAACACAAGCGGTGAGCAAGATAGGCTCATTTAACGCTCATATTCGAGTTGACGAACATTCACTTTTTCCAATGCCGATAAGTATTAACTTGTTGGAGTTGTTGGAAAAAATCAACCAAGGGTACCGTCCGAATAAGCATGATAAAAATGCGGTGCTTTTGTTGGATGAAGTAATAGAGCAGATCATCACGGTAGCGAACGAAAAGAATACTCTGTTTATTCTGAAAAACGACAAACGCTACAAGATCGTGAATGAAGATGATGAATATTTCGAAGTGAGTGGCTTATAA
- a CDS encoding tyrosine-type recombinase/integrase, with protein sequence MSRYIKFSKREIDNLKPPRRRTRYRDKAVNGLILEHMPTGLCVFRVRKNFNGKGVTVTLGHYPELSPELAKSQARIIQGQLATGINPNQEKRKQASLGVTLQEALDNYLECREGKIQPRTAKQYRSVLSTYSYAWLNKPLAAIRRADIQKMHNSITRGTITWKNERGDVQRMRRPSEAQADLWARIFRTIFNFSKDYYRDEHDQPLLPENPVSVLSTTRQWHNVERKNTRIRNHQLSTWLDAIDFVRNTAEEEYNLTRVAICDALEFTLFTGLRRSEVLQLTWSRVELDGGYFWISQTKNGQELELPITESLKKILLRRKEQKNDSEYVFPNANTQKCINDPKKTIWEIEAQAEALGNPINFRSHDLRRTFASLAELAGVGTYTIKRLMNHKTSRSPDVTQGYVVFSADELRIPAEKVESYILERAGRLEADKKLEEQIVNLFFKCDGQTKKKMVKMLGVMVGEDSSDSIIMKAEPSSELR encoded by the coding sequence ATGAGCAGATATATTAAGTTTAGCAAGCGTGAAATTGATAACCTAAAGCCGCCTCGGCGCCGCACTCGATATAGGGATAAGGCAGTAAACGGGCTTATTTTAGAGCATATGCCCACGGGATTATGTGTTTTTAGGGTGCGAAAAAATTTCAATGGGAAAGGTGTTACCGTCACTTTAGGCCATTATCCAGAGCTCTCGCCAGAGCTCGCTAAATCCCAAGCAAGAATTATTCAAGGGCAATTAGCTACTGGAATTAATCCAAATCAAGAGAAGCGCAAACAGGCTTCTTTAGGCGTCACGCTGCAAGAGGCTTTAGACAACTACTTAGAGTGTAGAGAGGGAAAAATTCAACCTCGCACAGCCAAGCAGTATCGCAGCGTGTTATCTACCTACTCTTATGCTTGGTTGAATAAGCCGCTTGCCGCAATACGTCGAGCCGATATTCAAAAGATGCACAATAGCATTACCCGAGGAACTATTACTTGGAAGAATGAGCGAGGAGACGTTCAGCGAATGAGAAGGCCTAGCGAAGCCCAGGCTGACTTGTGGGCCAGAATATTTCGAACGATTTTCAATTTCTCCAAAGACTATTATCGTGATGAACACGACCAGCCACTGCTGCCCGAAAATCCTGTGTCGGTATTATCAACTACTCGGCAATGGCACAATGTTGAGCGAAAAAATACTCGAATTCGTAACCACCAATTGAGTACGTGGCTAGATGCCATAGATTTTGTGAGAAATACGGCTGAAGAAGAGTACAACTTAACTCGTGTGGCTATATGTGATGCATTGGAGTTTACTTTGTTTACTGGGTTAAGACGGTCTGAAGTGCTGCAATTAACTTGGAGCAGAGTAGAACTCGATGGGGGTTATTTTTGGATTAGCCAAACAAAAAACGGCCAGGAATTAGAATTGCCAATTACTGAGTCACTTAAAAAAATTTTGTTACGCCGGAAAGAACAGAAAAATGATAGTGAATATGTTTTCCCAAATGCGAATACCCAAAAATGTATTAATGATCCTAAAAAAACCATCTGGGAGATCGAAGCACAAGCTGAAGCGCTTGGAAATCCAATTAACTTTCGGAGTCACGATCTGCGCCGAACCTTTGCAAGTCTAGCTGAATTGGCTGGTGTAGGAACGTACACCATTAAAAGGCTGATGAATCATAAAACGTCTAGATCCCCAGACGTAACACAAGGCTATGTGGTCTTTTCAGCAGATGAGTTGCGTATACCAGCGGAAAAAGTCGAGTCCTATATTTTGGAACGCGCTGGTCGACTAGAAGCAGATAAGAAGTTGGAAGAGCAGATCGTAAACTTATTTTTCAAGTGCGATGGGCAGACTAAAAAGAAAATGGTCAAAATGCTGGGGGTGATGGTCGGTGAAGATAGCTCTGACAGTATTATTATGAAGGCGGAACCGTCTAGCGAATTAAGATAA
- a CDS encoding Lrp/AsnC family transcriptional regulator produces MNKVDRELLHLIQRDCRLTTAELAEQVGLSASPVARRLRLLEQQGYIEAYRAHLNKAKLGLQITTFVHVRLKEHQDAPVMAFEAAVKDMPEVVSCHTVSGAFDYLLQVLTADLAAYEKWVRELQRLTMVSQLDSSFAIREVKNHQPLPV; encoded by the coding sequence ATGAATAAAGTTGATCGAGAGTTATTACATTTGATTCAGCGTGACTGTCGGCTTACTACAGCAGAGTTGGCGGAACAGGTAGGCTTGTCGGCGTCTCCGGTAGCTAGGCGTTTACGCTTACTTGAGCAGCAAGGCTATATTGAGGCTTATCGCGCTCACCTCAACAAGGCCAAGCTAGGCCTGCAAATTACCACCTTTGTGCACGTTCGTTTAAAGGAGCACCAAGATGCACCGGTAATGGCCTTTGAAGCGGCAGTAAAAGACATGCCGGAAGTGGTCAGTTGCCATACTGTATCAGGCGCTTTTGATTACTTGCTTCAAGTATTAACAGCAGACTTAGCGGCCTATGAAAAGTGGGTGAGGGAGCTACAACGCTTAACTATGGTAAGCCAGTTAGATAGTAGCTTTGCTATACGTGAAGTAAAAAATCATCAGCCATTGCCTGTTTAA
- a CDS encoding DMT family transporter, translating to MATTSTPAGLANLQVIPLLCSRQQRRSGFIAAIATIIIWSTYFLSLRSSALSPLSVLEISLFRYVIPAVLLCQLLIKRWSKITGVAWPYLLGMIAGAGLPFFLCSAIAMSYTPVAQGSTLVPGVAPLFVTAIAVLVFKQPFERYKKIGLTAIFVGVLLLLANSFSQSSSQQLLGQAMFLCASLLWAIFTLSARQSSLSPLETAAIITVPNGLILIIYTWLNPNHNWGAGHVPISELLSHMLIQGIIVGLLASCCYSFAISRLGAELSSALGSLTPVLASLLAFWLFAENLDPLTIFGIISTVIGVVIASGYKPSKAPALHLKE from the coding sequence ATGGCTACAACAAGCACTCCAGCAGGCTTAGCTAATTTGCAGGTTATTCCACTCTTATGCTCCCGCCAACAAAGGCGCTCAGGCTTTATTGCAGCAATTGCAACCATTATTATTTGGTCCACTTACTTTCTATCTTTGCGTAGTAGCGCTCTTTCACCGCTTAGCGTGCTTGAAATAAGCCTGTTTCGTTATGTCATTCCAGCAGTCCTACTATGCCAACTGTTGATAAAACGTTGGTCTAAAATCACTGGGGTAGCTTGGCCTTATTTGTTGGGAATGATTGCCGGAGCTGGATTGCCATTTTTCTTGTGCTCCGCCATTGCGATGTCTTATACGCCCGTGGCTCAAGGCAGCACACTTGTGCCAGGCGTCGCTCCACTTTTTGTTACCGCCATTGCGGTATTGGTATTTAAGCAGCCCTTTGAGCGTTATAAGAAAATAGGTTTAACCGCCATCTTTGTTGGAGTATTGCTGCTGTTAGCTAACAGCTTTAGCCAATCCAGCAGCCAGCAGCTACTTGGGCAAGCAATGTTTTTATGCGCGAGCTTGTTGTGGGCAATTTTTACTTTGTCTGCCCGCCAAAGTAGTCTTAGCCCACTAGAGACAGCAGCGATAATTACCGTTCCTAATGGCCTCATACTTATAATTTATACTTGGCTAAACCCAAACCATAACTGGGGTGCAGGGCACGTTCCCATTTCCGAGTTGCTCAGTCACATGCTGATTCAAGGTATTATTGTTGGGCTACTAGCAAGCTGTTGTTATAGCTTTGCCATTAGCCGCTTAGGCGCAGAGTTAAGCTCGGCCTTGGGCTCACTCACCCCAGTATTAGCATCGCTGCTGGCCTTTTGGCTGTTTGCTGAAAACCTCGACCCACTAACAATATTCGGTATTATAAGCACTGTCATTGGCGTTGTGATTGCCAGTGGATATAAGCCAAGCAAAGCGCCTGCATTACACCTTAAGGAATAA
- a CDS encoding aromatic amino acid transaminase encodes MFANLPAAKDDPILSLGLAFKDDPRSDKIDLGIGVYRNEHGATPVMKAVSIAQQRLLDQQTTQAYIGLAGNASYNQAMLGLLLNGTDAFSRAIAMQTPGASGALRLLADLIASAKPNAKVWLSNPSYVNHQPIMQAAGLDVGFYPYFDPVSKQVDEPAMLEQIAKLGPNDVLLLHGCCHNPTGADISFSAWQSITELALKNGFLPFVDLAYQGFGQGLMDDILGLQHLAQQVPELLIASSNSKSFGLYRERSGVAIVVGETLQQATNARGKLFELARRSYTMPPNWGAAIVAEILNDAQLSQQWQQELNQMSQRMRDLRQCLAQEFALQSGSDRFNYLTQHQGMFSLTGFNQLQLEQLREQHAIYIVSGGRINVAGLAKTFIPRLVESCLAVGV; translated from the coding sequence ATGTTTGCTAATCTTCCAGCCGCAAAAGATGATCCTATTTTGTCATTAGGCTTAGCCTTTAAAGATGACCCTCGCAGCGACAAAATTGACCTAGGAATAGGGGTTTACCGTAACGAACACGGCGCTACGCCGGTAATGAAAGCGGTAAGTATTGCTCAGCAACGTTTATTGGATCAGCAAACCACTCAGGCCTATATTGGCTTAGCGGGGAACGCCAGTTACAACCAAGCCATGTTAGGCTTATTGCTTAATGGCACCGACGCTTTTTCACGGGCGATAGCCATGCAAACCCCAGGGGCCAGCGGCGCATTACGTTTACTGGCCGATCTTATCGCCAGCGCCAAACCGAACGCCAAAGTATGGCTGTCTAACCCCAGCTATGTGAACCACCAACCCATAATGCAGGCAGCAGGTTTGGATGTGGGTTTTTACCCCTATTTCGACCCTGTTAGCAAGCAAGTTGACGAGCCAGCGATGTTAGAGCAAATCGCTAAGCTAGGGCCTAATGACGTATTGCTATTGCATGGCTGCTGTCACAACCCCACTGGCGCTGACATCTCTTTTTCTGCTTGGCAAAGCATTACTGAACTTGCACTCAAAAATGGCTTTTTGCCTTTTGTTGATTTGGCTTACCAAGGCTTTGGCCAAGGTTTAATGGACGATATCCTAGGCTTACAACATCTCGCTCAACAAGTCCCAGAGCTGCTGATTGCCAGCTCAAACTCAAAAAGCTTCGGTTTGTATCGTGAACGCAGTGGTGTAGCCATAGTAGTGGGAGAAACCTTACAACAAGCCACCAATGCCCGTGGAAAACTATTTGAGCTTGCACGTCGCAGCTACACCATGCCACCCAACTGGGGTGCAGCTATTGTGGCCGAGATCCTAAACGATGCTCAGCTAAGCCAACAATGGCAGCAAGAGCTAAATCAAATGAGCCAACGCATGCGTGATTTACGCCAATGCTTAGCGCAGGAGTTTGCCCTGCAATCGGGCAGCGATCGCTTTAATTATCTAACCCAGCATCAAGGCATGTTTTCATTAACCGGGTTTAACCAGCTACAACTTGAGCAACTGCGCGAGCAGCACGCTATTTACATAGTGAGTGGTGGCAGAATAAACGTAGCAGGTTTAGCCAAAACCTTTATCCCACGTTTAGTGGAGTCCTGTTTAGCGGTAGGTGTTTAA